In Streptosporangiales bacterium, a genomic segment contains:
- the prmC gene encoding peptide chain release factor N(5)-glutamine methyltransferase, protein MADLLSAATRQLDEAGLPSPRVDAELLAAEVFDIPRGRLALTDQVPADRAQAYTAAVARRSRREPLQHITGTAYFRRLTLAVGPGVFVPRPETELLVDWLLDALAGRQRPRVVDLGTGSGALALAVATELPTAEVHAVEADATALAWARRNQEAIGCTVALHHADMATWTPSWAGTADAVVANPPYVPAATEVDAETAHDPVAAVYAEGAGLAGVALVAAAAARLLRPGGVLACEHDASQGESAPALLRDLGGWTSIIDHRDLAGRPRYVTASTDVGGRTIW, encoded by the coding sequence ATGGCCGACCTGCTCTCCGCCGCCACCCGCCAGCTGGACGAGGCGGGGCTGCCCAGCCCGCGGGTCGACGCCGAGCTGCTCGCCGCGGAGGTCTTCGACATCCCGCGCGGCCGGCTCGCACTGACCGACCAGGTGCCCGCCGACCGGGCGCAGGCGTACACGGCCGCGGTCGCCAGGCGCAGCCGGCGCGAACCCCTGCAGCACATCACGGGCACCGCGTACTTCCGCCGGCTGACGCTCGCCGTCGGGCCCGGCGTGTTCGTGCCGCGGCCGGAGACCGAGCTGCTCGTCGACTGGCTGCTCGACGCGCTCGCCGGCCGCCAGCGGCCCCGCGTCGTCGACCTGGGCACCGGCAGCGGCGCGTTGGCCCTCGCGGTCGCGACCGAGCTGCCCACCGCCGAGGTGCACGCCGTAGAGGCGGACGCCACGGCGCTGGCGTGGGCACGGCGCAACCAGGAGGCGATCGGCTGCACCGTCGCGCTGCACCACGCCGACATGGCCACCTGGACGCCGTCGTGGGCGGGCACCGCAGACGCCGTCGTCGCCAACCCGCCGTACGTACCGGCCGCCACCGAGGTGGACGCGGAGACCGCCCACGACCCGGTGGCTGCGGTGTACGCGGAAGGTGCCGGCCTCGCCGGCGTTGCGCTGGTGGCGGCCGCCGCGGCCCGGCTGTTGCGGCCAGGGGGCGTGCTGGCCTGTGAGCACGACGCGAGCCAGGGGGAGTCCGCGCCGGCCCTGCTGCGCGATCTGGGAGGCTGGACCTCGATCATCGACCACCGTGACCTGGCCGGTCGGCCGAGGTATGTCACGGCGTCCACGGATGTGGGAGGACGGACGATCTGGTGA